A window of the Clostridiisalibacter paucivorans DSM 22131 genome harbors these coding sequences:
- a CDS encoding GDSL-type esterase/lipase family protein: MEIVCIGDSLTFGYGVEKNNRWTEILNNRLASNIINRGVSGETTTQIINRFQRNVLSKRPDKVFIMGGSNDLIFERAPKKMKDNIIKMVQLASYNNIIPIIGIQPLTYPEMASKFWTDGTDYVWINDQIQLYRNYMYEFANKKDIDIIDFYGLFTDIVNNANASKYYIDGLHPTAKGNLLMAEQVIKSRVFE, translated from the coding sequence GTGGAAATAGTTTGTATTGGAGATAGCCTTACATTTGGATATGGAGTGGAGAAAAATAATAGATGGACTGAAATTTTAAATAATAGATTGGCTTCAAATATAATAAATAGAGGAGTAAGTGGAGAGACCACTACCCAGATTATAAATAGATTTCAAAGAAATGTTTTATCTAAAAGGCCTGATAAGGTATTTATTATGGGAGGCAGTAATGACTTAATTTTTGAAAGGGCTCCTAAAAAAATGAAAGATAATATTATAAAAATGGTTCAATTAGCATCATATAATAATATAATTCCGATTATAGGAATACAGCCATTAACATATCCAGAAATGGCCAGTAAATTTTGGACAGATGGCACTGACTATGTCTGGATAAATGATCAAATCCAATTATACCGAAATTATATGTATGAATTTGCCAATAAAAAGGATATAGATATCATAGACTTTTATGGACTTTTTACTGATATAGTAAATAATGCCAATGCATCAAAATATTACATAGATGGTCTTCATCCTACTGCTAAAGGGAATCTTTTGATGGCAGAACAGGTTATAAAAAGCAGAGTGTTTGAGTAA
- a CDS encoding YcxB family protein, giving the protein MNEKKLFTVKTSMGKEDYHKFLYIATFLRNKMIIPFILVISGIMSVFLIYREKEFNMKRFLFFWVALAVVAIIVIIFKVERKNKQRINTDKAGVFNAQEILDFYDDFLIIKSTAFEGESKINYNQFYQVLETKDYFINYFNINQASLIRKKDMDSGTIKKLKDLYRKNMKDKYRQTYLTGK; this is encoded by the coding sequence ATGAATGAGAAAAAACTATTTACAGTCAAAACGTCCATGGGAAAAGAAGATTATCATAAATTTTTATATATAGCTACTTTTTTACGGAATAAAATGATAATCCCATTTATACTTGTGATTTCTGGAATAATGTCTGTCTTTCTGATTTATAGAGAAAAGGAATTCAATATGAAAAGATTTTTATTTTTTTGGGTGGCATTGGCAGTCGTAGCCATCATTGTAATAATATTCAAAGTTGAGAGAAAGAACAAACAGAGAATTAATACAGATAAAGCAGGTGTATTTAATGCACAAGAGATATTAGATTTTTATGATGACTTTTTAATTATAAAAAGTACAGCATTTGAGGGAGAGAGTAAAATTAATTATAATCAATTTTATCAGGTATTGGAGACAAAGGATTATTTTATTAATTATTTCAATATAAATCAAGCGTCATTAATAAGAAAAAAAGATATGGATAGTGGGACAATAAAGAAGTTAAAAGATTTATATAGAAAAAATATGAAAGATAAATATAGACAAACGTATTTAACAGGAAAATAG